AAAATCCCTAAAAAGTAACCCAGCACCATACAACCCATAGTGTATGACGTCATAACACTGTATTTTTCAACACCTAACGACAGCGCAAAGCTACCAATGGTATCACCTGCGATAACTTCAACTGCCACATAAACAAAAAGTGCCACAATCCCTAAGGCAAGGCTCGGATGGCTCAGCGCTTCTTTTACTTGCCCCGGTTTTTGTTCATCCGAATCATCGATCAACTCTGGCAATGGCATTTTAGTAACCGCAAAACCGAGTATACCAATAAAAATTGCCATCCCTAAATACGGTAATATTAAGCCATTGGCCATGGCATCAATATCAGTTTGGCTAAGCTCTTTACCTACAAAGCCTTTAAAATCACTGAGTATCAGAGCAGTAAATACAATCGGAGCAACAACACCCGCACCTTTATTCAATATACCCATAATACTAACGCGAGCCGCGGCTGATTCTTCTGGGCCGATTCTTACTACGTATGGATTAACCGCTGTTTGTAGCAATGTTTGCCCGGCCCCCATAACAAGCTGCGCGAATAAAAACAGTGCAAAAACTTGCGTTTTTGCAGCAGGAATAAATAGTAAACCTGCCACCATCATGGTCGCCATACCCAGCGCCATACCATTTTTATAACCTACCTTTCTGATGATCATCGCTGAAGGTAGAGCCGTAAAAGTCACCGCAATATAGAACGAGAAAATAATCAGCGATGCCTGAAAAGGAGAAAGCTGCAAAATTTGCTGTAAAAATGGCATCAATGAGCCATTTAACCATGTAGCAAAACCCAGTATAAAAAACAGCGTGGCGACAATCGCCATGGGCACAACACTGCTTTGTTTATTCATTTCAGACATAACATTTCCCATAACAGCACAGTTCGACTCTTCAGTGCTGCTCATTCAGATGATTATATAAAAGAGATATTAAATATTTATAACACTACCGCAACAAAAATGACAGCGCTGACATCTCTTTTAGATACCATAGGCATGAAATTTATTTCGCACGAAGATTTATTCACAAAGAGAAAGACTAGCCATCAGCTTTCAGCTGTCAGTTTGAAGCCGAATTGTGTTGCTTGTAGGTCAGGCATAGGTTGATGGAATGGCGTTGTATGTAAGACGCGCCAAGCAAGCGTGACGCCTACGGTTGATGTAGGCGTGAAATTTATTTCGCGCGAAAATATTTGCACAAAGAGAAGTGAATGAGAAGAGAATGAGAAAGTGATAATAATGCTTTTTTGTTTTCCTCTAAGCGCAGCGCTCTCTTATCCTCTTTGTGATCATTTGGTTTCTCTATGTAGCGCGCAGCGCCTCTGTGTTCTCTGTGGTTCAATATTTTTTGCACAAAGAGAAGTGGATGAAGAAATAATAATAATTCCTTTTATGATCACTTGGTTTCTCTGTGTAGCGCGCAGCGCCTCTGTGTACTCTGTGGTTCAAATAGTTTTTGTACAAAGAGAAGTGAATGAGAAAAAAATGAGGAAGTAATAATAGTGCTTTTTTGTATTCCACTAAAGCAAAGCGCTCTTTATTATCTTTGTGAATATAAGTGGCTTAAAACAAAAAATGACGCCTACGCTTTGCTGTAGGCGTCACATTTATTTATCGCAAAAACATTACTCACCAACAACGGTCACGCGACTGGTTTGTTTTGCGTTTAAGCGGGTGCGTAGCGTAACTTTTGCATTGTTATCAACTTTGACTGGCTCAACGTAAGTTTGCCAGCTTTGGCCGTTATCTAGACTGTATTCAATACTCAAATAAGCAAATGCGCTGTTGGCATATAACTTACCATTTTCAATCACACCGCCCGGTACTGGTAAATGCAGATTGATGCCATCTTTGGCTAACTTATCAAGTTCTTTTAATCCTACAGCACTTGAGAACTCAGCCCAATCTTTTACTTGTTTTTTACTATCGACACTTTCACCTTCCCAATCGGCTTTGTGCCATGCGCGCTCTGCAACAGACAAAATACGCGGGAAGATCATTGCTAATACTTGCTCTTCAGTACGGATTGTTTCTGACCATACCTGACCTTGCATACCTAGAATATTCTCAGGCTTTTCAAGTTTAGGTAACGGGCGACCCACCAACGCTTCTAAATTAACGATTGGCTCACGGGTGCGGGTGTAATCGGCATTGGCATACACGTCATCTGGCATGTAATTAAAGGCTTTTTTAGTATCTGTGTAACGAGTTGCCCAGTAATAACCGCGCTCTTGTGGGCTTGCTTCGTATGGGTGGTCAAAGTACAAATGCGTACCGTGTGATAACACCACTTGGTAACCAGCATTTGCTAGGCGGTATGCTCTATCTGCAACACCCCACTCCCAAATGTTATCCCAAGTATTTACGGTAAAGGTTTTATTAGGGAACTCATCACGTTTAAACGAGTTTTCACGGTCGTACATGATACCGTCTTCCCAAATCCCCGGAGAAATACCACGTTTTTCAAGTAAGGTCGCAACACGTTGTGTGAAGTAAGGTTTTAAATCTGCTGGGCCGGATACACCGTTATTTGGATCGGCAAATAACGCCTGACAGATTGGCGAACCTATCCACGAGCCTGCTCCAACTTCATCACCACCAATATGCAGGTTCTTTAGCTGAACACCTGCTTCGCGGTACATCTGCTGAAGTTCATAAGTCACTTTATCTAAAAATGCGTAGGTTGAGTCCATACACACATTCATCGAGTTATCTTTGTAGTTTTGTACCGTCATGTACACAGAGGTATCTTTAGGATCGGTAAGCAAGTATTGCGTTGCCGGTCCCATATCTATGTGTTGAATTTCTTTATTTGCTGAGCGCGTTTTAATGTTGTTTTTAGCGGCTTTTTCAGCTTGCTCTAACATGTTGTGATAACGTGCTTCCATCGCTTTGATTGAGGCACGCGCATGGCCAGGGCCTTCAACTTCGGGGATGATTTGAATGTGGCGGTCTTTCGCAAACTTTAATAGCTCAACAAACTCATCACGTTTCAAATAACCATTACCTGAACCCGACTTAAATGGCCCAGTGCCAAGCTGAGTTAATAAGCACTCGCGCTCTTCTAAATCAAAGCAGCGATAGCCGCCAACATCGGTGAGCTCTGGTAAGCCTGGGATCTCAAGTCGCCAGCCTTCATCTTCTGAAAAGTGCCAGTGAAGCTTATTCATTTTATAGCGAGCCATTTGCTCAACCAATTTGAACATTGCTTCTTTACCATGATAGTTACGACCATTATCGTAATGCATGCCACGCCAACCATAGCGAGGTGAGTCTTCAAGTTCTAGCTGCGGTAAGCTGGCACTACCTTGGCTGTTTGCAGGAATGAGGTTCAATAAACTTTGCATCGCATAAAACACACCTGCGTTATCACTACCTACGATGGTGATCACGTCATCATCAATCTCTAGCGTGTAGCTTTCTGCTTTTGCATTATTGAGTTTAGGGTCGACTTTTAAGCGTATAACTTTCTCTTTGCCGACATTAATGTGGTCTGGCTGTGCTTTAAGGCTAATACCGTAGTCATTTTGTAAGTCTTGCATAAACACCATAACTTCGTGCTTAAGCTGACCTTGATAACTGATTTGCCAATTATTGTTTAGCGTCGCGCTGCCACGGTTAAAATCGACTTTTCTTGGCTTCGGAATAATACGCTTTAAAGCATCGTCTTTACTAACCGACACCTTATCAGTGCTATTACGCTCGAAACGTACTTTTGCAGTTGCTAAAACCGATAAATCTTTTGGCTCGTTGTAACGGCGTAACTGATTTTCACGGGTAAATGGCGTCACAAACTGCTTAAAGTCTTCAGTGTCGGTGTTGGCAAATACGGCTGGTTTATTCTTACCTGAAACAAAAAATGCGCGTGGCATAAAGTCACTGTAAGCAACAATCCATACTTGCGCATCAAACGGCAACTCTAAACTTTCACCTGCTGCTAAACCTTTAAACGAGCTCGTTGGTACGATGCGATGAAGGTCACCATTAACGTGCTCAATGTTTAGGCCCGCGACGTGCTCGGTTGAGATTTTACGAACTGAGTGAATATAAAGCTGCCAGTCGCTCTCGCCTGCAGGTAACGCTACATCAGAAGCATTATTGAGGGTAATTTTTCCTAAAAAGCCCGCATCTTTATTACGAAAGTTATCTTCTACCGAAAACAGCAGTTCGGTACCTTTCGCAAACTGATCAACTTGTGATTGAGTTAATGCTGCACTTGCCATTAATGGCGCAGTCGCTAGCATTACCGCGAATAGTGACTTCTTAAAATCCATTACTTTCTCCTCGTTTAAGCCCTGAGTGTACGGTATTTCTGCGTACTATTTTTCATTTTTGTTAATAATTCGTTCCTATCATATAAAAACTAAAATGACAGCGCTATCATTTTATGAAAAATAAAGGCGGGAGTTAGCTATCAGCTATCAGCTATCAGTCTGACGGCTGACGGCTGACGGCTGACGGCTGACGGCTGACGGCTGACGGCTGACGGCTGACGGCTGACGGCTGACGGCTGACGGCTGACGGCTCAAACCTTAACACAAAGATACTTCTCTTCTAGATACTCATCTAACCCTTGGTGGCCGCCTTCTCGGCCTAAGCCAGACTGTTTAACGCCGCCAAATGGCGCTACGGGGTTTGAGATAAGGCCTTCGTTAATACCAATCATGCCGTATTCTAACGCTTCGCTTACGCGATACACCTGCTTGATGTTTTCACTATAAAAGTACGCAGCTAATCCGTAAGGTACGTCGTTCGCAAGTTGAATTACCTCTTCTTCATCATCAAAAGCGATGATGCTAACTACAGGGCCAAACACTTCGTCATGGTAGATATCCATCTCTGGAGTCACATCAGTTAAAATTAATGGCGCTTGAAAACTGCCTTCAAGCTCGCTGTTATCACCGATTAACGACGCCCCTTTATCAACCGCATCTTGCACAAGCGTTTGCACTTTCTCTTTTGCTTTAGGGTAAATTAATGGGCCGATATCTACCCCGTCATCAAGACCATTACCCACCTTTAACTCAGCCACTTTGTCAGTGAGTTTTTCGAGCACCGTTTCAAGCACTGAGCGCTGAACAAAAATTCGGTTAGCGGCAACACAAGTTTGCCCTGCGTTTCTAAACTTAGCCCCCATGAGGCCAGCAACAGCTTCATCTAAATCAGCATTATCAAAAATAATGAACGGGGCATTACCGCCAAGCTCCATCGATGTTTGTTTAATAGTTGAGGCACACTGCGATAGTAACTGCTTACCTACACCAGTTGAGCCTGTGAATGTGAACTTACGTACACGCTCCGACTCGGTCATGATCTCACCCACCATTTTTGCGTTTTCAGAGACCACTACGTTCAGCGCCCCTTTAACAAATCCCGCTTTATCAGCAAGGTAGGCTAA
Above is a window of Pseudoalteromonas shioyasakiensis DNA encoding:
- a CDS encoding NAD-dependent succinate-semialdehyde dehydrogenase, which codes for MSDLVFSDSFIDGDFYSTSQRFSVDNPATAEAITQVSNIDEAGVELALKSADEAFSKLKQTTATERSETLRRWYELVIEHKQQLAELMTKEQGKPLKEALGEVEYGAGFIKWFSEEAKRSYGDTIPATDSKHRLTTIKQPIGVVAGITPWNFPIAMITRKVAPAYAAGCSFVIKPSEHTPLCAIALAYLADKAGFVKGALNVVVSENAKMVGEIMTESERVRKFTFTGSTGVGKQLLSQCASTIKQTSMELGGNAPFIIFDNADLDEAVAGLMGAKFRNAGQTCVAANRIFVQRSVLETVLEKLTDKVAELKVGNGLDDGVDIGPLIYPKAKEKVQTLVQDAVDKGASLIGDNSELEGSFQAPLILTDVTPEMDIYHDEVFGPVVSIIAFDDEEEVIQLANDVPYGLAAYFYSENIKQVYRVSEALEYGMIGINEGLISNPVAPFGGVKQSGLGREGGHQGLDEYLEEKYLCVKV
- a CDS encoding family 20 glycosylhydrolase produces the protein MDFKKSLFAVMLATAPLMASAALTQSQVDQFAKGTELLFSVEDNFRNKDAGFLGKITLNNASDVALPAGESDWQLYIHSVRKISTEHVAGLNIEHVNGDLHRIVPTSSFKGLAAGESLELPFDAQVWIVAYSDFMPRAFFVSGKNKPAVFANTDTEDFKQFVTPFTRENQLRRYNEPKDLSVLATAKVRFERNSTDKVSVSKDDALKRIIPKPRKVDFNRGSATLNNNWQISYQGQLKHEVMVFMQDLQNDYGISLKAQPDHINVGKEKVIRLKVDPKLNNAKAESYTLEIDDDVITIVGSDNAGVFYAMQSLLNLIPANSQGSASLPQLELEDSPRYGWRGMHYDNGRNYHGKEAMFKLVEQMARYKMNKLHWHFSEDEGWRLEIPGLPELTDVGGYRCFDLEERECLLTQLGTGPFKSGSGNGYLKRDEFVELLKFAKDRHIQIIPEVEGPGHARASIKAMEARYHNMLEQAEKAAKNNIKTRSANKEIQHIDMGPATQYLLTDPKDTSVYMTVQNYKDNSMNVCMDSTYAFLDKVTYELQQMYREAGVQLKNLHIGGDEVGAGSWIGSPICQALFADPNNGVSGPADLKPYFTQRVATLLEKRGISPGIWEDGIMYDRENSFKRDEFPNKTFTVNTWDNIWEWGVADRAYRLANAGYQVVLSHGTHLYFDHPYEASPQERGYYWATRYTDTKKAFNYMPDDVYANADYTRTREPIVNLEALVGRPLPKLEKPENILGMQGQVWSETIRTEEQVLAMIFPRILSVAERAWHKADWEGESVDSKKQVKDWAEFSSAVGLKELDKLAKDGINLHLPVPGGVIENGKLYANSAFAYLSIEYSLDNGQSWQTYVEPVKVDNNAKVTLRTRLNAKQTSRVTVVGE
- the nagP gene encoding N-acetylglucosamine MFS transporter NagP codes for the protein MSEMNKQSSVVPMAIVATLFFILGFATWLNGSLMPFLQQILQLSPFQASLIIFSFYIAVTFTALPSAMIIRKVGYKNGMALGMATMMVAGLLFIPAAKTQVFALFLFAQLVMGAGQTLLQTAVNPYVVRIGPEESAAARVSIMGILNKGAGVVAPIVFTALILSDFKGFVGKELSQTDIDAMANGLILPYLGMAIFIGILGFAVTKMPLPELIDDSDEQKPGQVKEALSHPSLALGIVALFVYVAVEVIAGDTIGSFALSLGVEKYSVMTSYTMGCMVLGYFLGILLIPRVLSQQTALTISALLGCVLTLAIVTGSNETVFISTLFGLKSLLPDTLLLIAVLGFANAIVWPAVWPLALSGLGKLTSVGSGLLVMGIAGGAFGPLFWGLASGGVKSAEAQQMAYIVMLPCYLFILFYAVKGHKMKSWK